Proteins encoded in a region of the uncultured Fibrobacter sp. genome:
- the mpaA gene encoding murein tripeptide amidase MpaA translates to MRSSLLLPFSEYGRSALGTALRYIPCTGPCSLLVIAGIHGEEPETTFLLSRCLRAFDNPFKSVAFVLCANPDGMTLGTRCNANGVDLNRNFPTSNWSAEAVYCRSVLEAPRDTRLSPGIAPASELETVALLNLIEKLSPDTILSMHAPIACVDAPERTPLVESLCETFGLPWRPDIGYPTPGSLGTWCKETCLPGKQKSPECITLELPRMSLEALFDRYGENFISLLSLLR, encoded by the coding sequence ATGCGTTCCTCTCTCCTTCTCCCTTTTTCTGAATACGGTCGCTCTGCTCTCGGAACGGCGCTTCGCTATATTCCCTGTACTGGCCCGTGCAGTCTGTTGGTTATCGCTGGAATCCACGGAGAAGAACCCGAGACAACGTTTCTCCTGAGTCGTTGCCTCCGTGCATTCGATAACCCGTTCAAGTCCGTGGCCTTTGTCCTTTGCGCAAATCCCGACGGCATGACGCTTGGCACCCGTTGTAACGCGAACGGGGTAGACCTGAACCGCAACTTTCCGACATCCAACTGGAGTGCCGAGGCGGTTTACTGCAGGTCCGTTCTGGAAGCTCCTCGCGATACAAGGCTTTCTCCGGGTATCGCTCCTGCGAGTGAACTCGAAACGGTAGCTCTGCTCAACCTCATTGAAAAACTTTCGCCCGACACCATCCTTTCGATGCATGCACCAATCGCTTGCGTCGATGCTCCCGAGCGTACTCCCTTGGTAGAGTCCCTTTGTGAAACGTTCGGACTCCCGTGGCGGCCCGATATCGGTTACCCCACGCCGGGTAGTCTTGGAACCTGGTGCAAGGAAACTTGTCTCCCCGGCAAACAAAAAAGTCCAGAGTGCATTACCCTGGAACTTCCTCGAATGTCGCTAGAAGCGTTATTTGACCGCTACGGCGAGAATTTTATTTCCCTTCTTTCGCTTCTTCGATAA